Part of the Cuculus canorus isolate bCucCan1 chromosome 17, bCucCan1.pri, whole genome shotgun sequence genome is shown below.
AAAGCAAAGGGTGAAGTAAAAATTAACTAGTGCTGGTTGAGGAACTGAGACTGGAATGTAAGTCCTGCATGTTCAAGTCCTTGCACACCTTGCAAGCTCAAGCAGTGTGTGACAAAATATAAGTGTTAGAGTACATTTCAGAATATGCACAAAGTAATTATGGCGAAGAATATAGCCTATAAATACTACTATGTATGTGGCTTTGTCTTAGTGTCACCACTCTGAAGTGTATCACCTAAACCTGTGCATTATGTCACTGGCAGCTTCTCACATACAGTTCTTCAAGCcatacagagagaaaatggcctAGAAATTGGagttctggaagaaaagaggaggaaaaaaaagaaacaatgatcAGATTGATCCTACAAAGTATTATAGAAAACACGTTAGCAAGCATTGGAACAGGGGAAAAGATCTTCCTCCCCAAACATGCTCGTCATCCTAAACTGTcaaaccagaaaacaacaaCCACGTCTGTCAATAACACAGGTTGTCAGGGCTGGAGAAATGGcagttgagatttttttcactttctgcaaAATCTGTAAAGATTTTCTGAATGACTTTCCAAAGCTCTGGGACTTACCATGCTCCTACAAATGCACATAAAACCgtacaaacaaaaatccaaggGAAAAATGCTGAGGGCAAGTTGTATTTAAAGAATACCTCCTCTAAACTGCTTCAAAAATGCTCTGTGCTGGATATGGATCATTAAATTCAACTTGCTTACTAATGAGCTTCTTTGGATGTCATGTATCAGTGCGCTGACCTCCATACACATGTTTTCAACCAAAACAAGTTTTCGCTGTCGATTTTGTGCACAGTACCATGAGTATTTATTGCAGCAATACATAGCCTTTCTCTATATAGGATAGTAATAGATATAATTTATTCTATGGATTTTATATAAATCTACAGTTTGCTTTATATATACACTACCTAAAAACATGattattaatgaaataattgtgTTTCACGTAAAGATTACATTTATGAACATTTAATACATCTGAAACAGACGTGGATAGCATATCACAGAGGTAAATGGCATAGCTGATTAGAATTACAGTGTTAAAAGATGTTATAAGCACCCATTTTCCAGTCATATTTTAATAGTGTCTGTCTGGTAGGCATAATTCTGCCCGTTAACACAAATATCACTGATCTGTAGTACAGCAGCTTCATGTCACTATTTTAATTGGTGTTGTGCAAAATGGCTGTGGCTaacttggatttttcttttcagatattGTCCCCGCTTTCGGATGCTATCTTGGCTGAGAAGACAGTGACAGTTCTGGATGAGAAGGTGACAATAACTGACCTGGGAGTGCAGCTGGTGACTGGATTGTCGCTTTCTCTGCAGCTCAGTCCAGGAAGCAATAAGGCCATCTTTGCCACAGCAGTggcacaggagctgctgcagtctCCCAAGCAGGTACTATTGCCCACGTGGATTTTGTTGTGGAAAGACAATGCTCTGATTCACTATACCCAACCTTACAAGCTGATGGAATCGAGaaagtttttattaataatatgataatgaaatgttttctttatgggtgcttttattttctgaaggcCTCCAGGTGCcctaacagaaaaacaaagatctCACAAAAATGGCACTATGTCTAAACAACCTCAGTCAACAAACAGGCATACTCCATCTGTCGTGGCTGCATCCCATAAATAACACAGGCAACTCAATGATGTGTTGTAATTAAGCAACAGCAGtcccctcacacacacagacacgcaCATCTCCTTTCTGTCCCATCCAGCACCTGCTAGGTCACAGGAGACATTGCCAATTAGATTGCCATGTTCAGCCTCCCACCGCAGGCAACCCGATCAACACTTTACATCCATCTTTAAATGAGAAAGTGTTTTGTATAGTGCcaaactcttcttcctttaGTTACTTTCTGTGAGCATTTTAAGTAGCGGGAAACATCCCTTTCATCCTGATTCATTATTAGAATATGAATCAGCATCATTGACTCATTTCCTGATTCATGatttcataaaacatttcttttttcctgttattcttAGTTCCTGTATTATGGATCATTATGATGTcatattccttttctcttcactCAGATCTTCACAAGTTCCCCGGACATGATAAATCTTATCATGTGCCTGAGGAGAACAGGAAAGTTTTCTCTCCCCTCAGATTCTCTTTGTTCCTGCCTTTGCTGTGGGGTTACTCCATGAGCAGTAGGAgactttccctcttctctcttcgGGTGCAGTTCAGTCAAACCACACTGCACAAGCTCTCACAGATCTGAAACCCTTATGCTGAGCTATCTATATGCTGTCACTGTCCATGTGCAGAGTTACCAAGGGCTTTTGGACTTTGCCGCGTCCCCATCAGTTCCTGCTTGGTGTTTGTCCTTGTCTGCATTtgaaatttaaactttttttttcaacgCAAATCCATCAGTCTTGGACTTACATCAAGGACTCTTAACACTTTAAACATGTTCTGAGCTTTAAAGGTAAATGATCGTGACATGCACGTTTGAAACCTGCCCAACTGCTGAGACGCATTTATTCATCATAGGGTCTTATCCTTGGGATGCAGGATGAGAAATAATGCTGAACTGCTGTCTTTATAGGGTGATAAAAATCAAGCTCCCATAGTATTCCAGGAGTCAAGAAATCAATGCCAGGCAGCTAGAAATAAGGCCAGAGAACTAATCCATTGCTGACATGGGGAGTTAAACAAACTACCTTGAAATCAGCCCAAAAGCTGGGGTTGATGGCATTTAGTCGCAGAATGCTGCCCAGCACTGACATTTCAGTTCCCAGACATGGAGTCTAGAAGAGTGCCTCTTTGGATGCAGAGGTACAGTCAGAAAAACATTGGATCGGTATTTAACTGGCAAGGAAGATGTGCACCCTCCGCCCTTCAAGGACTGTGTTTTAAAAGGCGTCTGACTCCTTCCATTGCGTAGTACGTGATTTTCAGAGCACAATCCctacaagcaaagcaaagcacaatTATTAAATGATTATGCAGGTTTAAGCAACACAGTGGGAGGATGAGAGTTGATGACATAAATTCTATGCAGCCTTCAAGAAATATCCAAAGATTAATAAACACAAAGCCAGGATTTATGACAGTGTCAGCAAAGTCTTAGGGCTCTGTCCTGAAATAGAGACAGAAACAAATCTCCCATTGAAGCACGCGGAGCTTTATGGCTGTAAGGATTTCGGAATCAGGCCAGTAGATTATGCATGATACAATCCCAAAAGACTGGAGACTTATTCTCTGTGATCTGAACAGGTGAATGACTATGTGccagaaacaatttaaaagataaggataaatatttattctctgcATATAAGTCGAGTTACAATGGAAGTACAATCTGCTTGAAAAACTgcttatttaaagaaacaagacTCTTGTAATCATGCTTTCAGCAAGTGCAGTTATTAATCTGTTGTCTGGGTGTTTGTCTGACTGTCAAGCCCTCCCTCAGAGGAGGGTGCTCCTAACTCTTAGCAGACAAGAGCTCGCATCATTTTAGACATCAAAGAATCCACTCAGCAAGCCAGGAATCTTTCTGGAGTGGATTCTTCAGTGTCTAATAACATGCAACTATCCcagccaaagcagaaaaaaatcagaccaTCAGAAGCAGGAATAAGATTCCAGGAGAGCAATCTGAATTTTCTCTATAAATGATTTATGTGTGAATGCCAAGATTTTTTCAGGTAGGGAGACCATTTTAGATAGTCATTTGAGAGTCCTCAGAGgacctgattttcagaaatgattgAGCATGTGTTTTATGAAATCTAAGAATTCTTTAATCAAGTTAGAAATCAGAAGTGAAGGTTCCCAGGAATGCTGCACCATGACACGTGTGCCAGTACAGAGTTAGCACTCGGGTCTGGCCCACTGATGGGCAAGAAGCCTCCGTGCACTCTGTACACACTCTGCATTGCTGTGACACAAGATTAAACTGCATTATTGTCTTAATTTTAATCACTAACAAGCATGAGAATTAGCCTGGTGATTTCCTAGAGGAACAACACATTGGTTTCCTCTGCTTGTTCAAAAGGCTTCCTTAATTTGAGAGACAAAAATCGAGGACCGAAGGTGTGGAGCCGTCTACGGACCTGCTTGCTATATTAGGTATTTTTAACATGTGTTGTGCATAACACGAGGAGACTTTGTATTTTAAGCAGTTTAgaaataatgtaatatttttttatcatttaaatatACAACAGTAAATGATCTCGTTCACTGGTAATGCTGTCTGACATGCAATTTATTACGGTGCTGAAGTAGATTCTGCAGAGCCCAGGGGATACAGCTCCTTTAAGCACCTTTGGGGAAATAAATCTTATTTCCAATGTGTGTTTTAAACTAGTGTATCTCTTCACATCTTGGcaagatattaattttattgctctctctttttatttcttttctggttaTAAAAGGTATCTGGATCttgtgaggaggagggaatagAACAGGTCAGACAATATTTCCCTCAATGTTTATTCAgagtgtgtgtatgtttgttttatatattataGGAAGCAGCCATCAGCTGCTGGATCCAGTTCAGTGATGGGTCTGTCATGCCCCTGGATATTTATGACTCCAAAGACTTCTCCTTGTCAGCTACATCTCTGGATGAGAAGGTGGTCTCCATTCACCATGACCCCAAATTCAAGTGGCCTGTGATTGCTGCCGAAACAGAAGGCCAGGGGACCCTGGTGAAGGTAGAGATGGTGATCAGTGAATCATGCCAGAAATCCAAAAGAAAGAGCATCCTAGCTGTTGGAAGTGGTACCATTAAAGTCAAGTTTGGGCAAAGCGATGCCAACCCTAACGTCAGTGACAGTAAACACAGGGGTGCTGGTGTCCACCTCGAAAATCATGCCGGTGATCGGCGGCAGAAAACCACTTTGCAGGAAAGAGCTGGGCTAGATGGCCAGTATTACAGCTCCTCCATGGGCCATGAGCAAGGCAAAGGGACCACCACTCACAGGtctattttaagtaaaaaagaagacagagagagcCTCCTGGATGATGACAGTCATCTGCAGAACATCCCAATAGACTTCACGAGCTTCCCTGCACAGGTGGATCTGCCAAGAAACAATGGAGACTTGGAAGAGAATGACCTAGTCCAGACCTCTAGGGGACTCAGCGATCTGGAGATAGGAATGTATGCTCTTCTGGGAGTTTTTTGCCTGGCAATTCTAGTCTTTCTTATTAATTGTGTCACTTTTGCTTTGAAGTACAGAAACAAACAAGTTCCTTTTGACGAGCAGGAAGGCATGAGCCACTCTCATGACTGGGTTGGGCTGAGCAACAGGACAGAACTTCTGGAGAATCACATAAATTTCTCATCCCAACAAGATGAACGTATCACAGCCATTGACAGAGGAGTTGACtatgaagaaagcaaatatcTCCTCAACACAAATGCCGCCAAAAATATTAATGGACAATCTTTCAGGTCTACTGAGTCCACATTCACTGaagggaaagaacagaaaagtgaaCCAACTACTTCTCCTACCTCTAAGAGGAAACGGGTTAAATTCACCACCTTTACCACCATCTCCTCCGATGATGGATGTCCAACTGTCAACTCAATCTTGATGAGTAGTGAGGACGACATTAAATGGGTCTGCCAGGATATGGACCTGGGGGAGTGCAGAGAACTTAAAAACTATATGGAAAGGTTACATGAAAATGTGTAATGAGACAcaaaagacttttttgtttggtttgttcgttcatttgtttttcactcACCTTCTGCCTTTAATTTTGGGTAGTGGGGCAAAATGTTGTATTGATAACAAGAATCAGCTGGTGGATAATAACTCCATGA
Proteins encoded:
- the TMEM132D gene encoding transmembrane protein 132D isoform X3, with translation MDYSGKYAPAVIVCQRKSAASENSAEGPSSEIMQIDFEIEDLTDLPGTQLITWQVEYPGDTTSDLGISKIYVSQKDLVGVLPLAMEAEILNTAILTGKTVAVPVKVISVEDDGTVTDLLESVECRSSDEDVIKVSDRCDYVFVNGKEMKGKVNVIVNFTYQHLSAPLEMTVWVPRLPLQIEVSDTELNQIKGWRVPIISNKRPARDSDDEEEDERKGRGCALQYQHAMVRVLTQFVAEASEPGGQLSYLLGSDWQIDITDLVSDFMQVEEPRIAKLQDGQVLIGQELGMTTIQILSPLSDAILAEKTVTVLDEKVTITDLGVQLVTGLSLSLQLSPGSNKAIFATAVAQELLQSPKQEAAISCWIQFSDGSVMPLDIYDSKDFSLSATSLDEKVVSIHHDPKFKWPVIAAETEGQGTLVKVEMVISESCQKSKRKSILAVGSGTIKVKFGQSDANPNVSDSKHRGAGVHLENHAGDRRQKTTLQERAGLDGQYYSSSMGHEQGKGTTTHRSILSKKEDRESLLDDDSHLQNIPIDFTSFPAQVDLPRNNGDLEENDLVQTSRGLSDLEIGMYALLGVFCLAILVFLINCVTFALKYRNKQVPFDEQEGMSHSHDWVGLSNRTELLENHINFSSQQDERITAIDRGVDYEESKYLLNTNAAKNINGQSFRSTESTFTEGKEQKSEPTTSPTSKRKRVKFTTFTTISSDDGCPTVNSILMSSEDDIKWVCQDMDLGECRELKNYMERLHENV